The Microcystis aeruginosa NIES-843 sequence ATTTTCCCGATCCCGATGGTCCGAGGAGGGCGACTAATTTACCTTCAGGAATGGTTAAACTGATATTATCTAAAGCCTGAAAATTGCCGAAACGTTTAGAAACTTGCTGGATGGTAATACTCATATTTTTAGGTTTTTTGTAGAACGTAGGTTGGGTTGAAGCATGAAACCCAACGCCCGCTCATATTTTTAGGTTTTTTGTAGTTAGGTAGTGTGAATTTTGTGGGCGGTTTTACGTTCGAGAATTTCTTTAATAATTAAAGTAACTCCCGCTAGTAAGGCGAGAATAGCCGCCGCACTAAAAGCGGCAGGAGTTAGATAATTTTTATAGGCCTGTTCTACGAAAATTGGCAGGGTAGCAGTTCTCCCTAAAATACTGCCAGAAACCACAGAAACCGCCCCAAATTCTCCCATCGCCCGGGCATTAGTTAACAGCACTCCGTACATCAATCCCCAACGAATATTGGGTAAAGTTATGCGCCAGAAAATCTGCCAATCACTTGCCCCTAAAGTGCGCCCCGCTTCCTCTTGTTCTAAGCCAATTTCTTCTAAGACTGGGATAACTTCTCTAGCGACAAAAGGCATAGTAACAAATATAGTTGCTAATACCATTCCGGGTAAAGCAAAAAGTATTTTTATATCGAAAAATTCTAGGAAAGAACCTAACCAACCATTGCGCCCATAGAGCAGTACAATCATTAAACCCGCTACCACGGGAGAAACGGCAAAAGGTAAGTCAATTAAACTAATTAATAAAGTTTTGCCACGAAATTGATTGCGAGCAATTACCCAAGCTGCACAAAGTCCAAAAATTGTGTTTAAAGGTACAGTAATTAGGGCAATAATTACTGTTAATTTCACAGCTTCGATAAAGTCAGAAGTTCCCGCCGCTTCTAAAAAAGCTTGGAATCCATTGCGAAAAGCATAGTAAAATACTGCCGCTGCTGGAATAAATAATAACAGTGCCAGATAAACAAGGGCGATGATAATTAGTAGGGGTTTGTAATCCCACTCTTTCGGTTTAGTTGATTTTTTTAGACTCAGCATTTTTGATCTGTCTCCAGTCATACTCTAATATTTTTTACTCTTTACTTAACTTTGTATTTTTGCCCCCATTGCTGCAGGAAATTAATTACTACTAACATGAACAAAGAAACCAGTAATAAAACCATGCCGATTACTGTCGCACCTGTGTAATCATATTCCTCTAGTCTTTGGAAGATTAAAACTGGGGCAATTAAATCCTTAAAGGGAATATTAGATGAGATAATAACTACGGAACCATATTCACCGATCGCTCTGGCAAAACCGAGGGCAACTCCTGTTAAAATAGCGGGTAGTATCGTGGGAAAAATCACTCGCCAAAAGATTTGCCAAGAGGAAGCACCGAGGGATAAAGCCGCTTCTTCTACTTCTTTTTCCATTTCCTGTAAAACCGGCTGTAGGGTGCGGACAATAAAGGGTAAAGCGATAAATAACATCGCCACAAAAACCCCTAAAATGGTAAAGGATATCTTAATGCCAAAGGGGGCAAAAAATTGACCGAGCCAACCGTTATCACTGTAAACTGTGGCTAGGACTAAACCGGCAACAGAAGTGGGTAAAGCAAAGGGCAAATCTACACAAGCATCGACAATTTTTTTACCCGGGAATCGATACCGCACTAATACCCAAGCGATAATAGTGCCAAAAACTCCGTCAATTAATCCGGCGATTAAGGAAGTAAAAAAAGTGACTTGGTAAGCGGATAAAGAAATCGGTAAAGTGGCAACACGCCAAAATTCAGCAAAACCAAGGGTTAGGGATTTAGCAAATAGTGCCGCTGCCGGTAAAACCAACAAAACCACTAGATAACTAATGGTAATTACCCAAGGAATAGAAACTTTTTTCAGGGGTTGACTGGGAGATAAAGATAATTGTGGGTTAGCCATTGTTTATTATTGCTAGAGATTACCAATTGTCCGCTTCTTCAAGAACTTGTGCTGAATCATACCAAACTTCTACATCTAAATCTGCCAGATAGGAAAGGGCATTTTCTATCCCTTGGGAGTTGCCTTGTAGTTGTAGATCGAACCAGCCATCTTGATTATTATTTGCCGCTAACAAAGCGGAAAATATATTCACTTTTAGACCAGGAAAAGACCCTAAACGTGCTATAATTGGCTCGTTAATATATTGTTTAGGAATCCGAATTTTTATTCTTCGGGACGTGGGGCGATCGAGTCCTGATTGATCGAGATGTAAGTCACTTTGGGGATGATTAATAGTTTGCCATTGAGGTTGATTATCCATGGTTTTTCTCCTTAGGATTTACCAGCTTTAGTCAGAATTTTATCGAACAAGGCTCCATCATCAAAGAATTGCTTTTGTACTTTATCCCAACCGCCTAAATCCTGCACGGTAAAGAGATTTTTTATCTGAGGAAATTTACTCTCAAACTCTTTAAATACCGTCGGTTCAACGGGACGAAACCCCACCTGAGCAAATTCTCTTTGGGCTGCGGGAGTAAATAAAAACTGCACAAAAGCCTCGGCCACTTTTCTCGTACCTTTTTTATCCACATTGGCATCAACAACCGCCACGGGATTATCAATAGAAATATTGTAATCGGTGGGAACAGTGTAGGACAACTTCTCGCCTTTTTGGTTAGCGAGAATCATCTCATTTTCGTAATTAATCAGCACATTTCCCTGGCCTTGTTTAAAAAATACATCACTAGATTCGCGAGCATCTCTAGGTAAAACTGGCGCATTTTTAAACACTTTTTCGACAAAAGTTTGCGCCGCTTGTTCACTGCCTCCCGCTTGCGTCACCGAACCCCAAAGAGCGAGAAAATTCCAGCGCGCTCCGCCAGAAGTCTTGGGATTAGCGGTAATAACTTTAATATTATCCTTGGCTAAATCTGACCATTTATTAATTTTAATATTGGCATCACGAGGAACAAAAGCCACTACAGATTTATGAACAATAGAGTCATTGGTTGCTTCTTTTTCCCAACCGGGTTGAATTAATCCCGCTTGCTCAATTTTCTTGGTATCCAAAGCTAAAGCCAACGCTACCACATCCGCTTCTAAACCATCGATAACGGCACGAGTTTGGGAACCGGAACCACCATAACTCTGTTCAAAAGTTACCTTTTGCCCCGTTTTTTGTTGCCATTCCTCGACAAATTTGGGAATGATTTTTTCGTAGGCACTTTGGGTGACAGCATAGGAAACAAGCGTCACAGTCACGGGTTTTTGGCTGTCATTGCCGCTATTGGTGGGGGATGGGGTGCAGGATACCAGCATCCCCCCCGTCAGGACAGTTGCCATTAGTAGGGATAAACAAGACTGGGATGACTGCATCGGCGGCGCTCCTAAGATTTACTCTAAGGTTGTATCTGTTTTTAGGCGTAGTTTAATCCTACAGCACAGGAAACAAAATTTCAATACATTTATAAAACAAATTGGGAATAAGGTGATAACAAGGGAAACTGTGAGAAGATGGAATCAGTGCTACATCTAGGTTTGAGACTATGGGCAAGAGCGTCAAGGCCAAAAAAACAACCCTCCTACAACAACTGATTAACCAGAGTTTTCTCTTTCGCGGACTAGAGGAAGCTTGGTTAAGTCAGTATCTCGATGCCGACAATCTCAAGCTAGAGACGCTATTTTCCAATCGTCCCGTCTATACGGCTTTTCTCCCCGATGAATTTCTAGATGTTTTGTATGTGATTTTGGATGAGGGTGTAATCGTCGTCCGCAGCACTCCCCTCGACCGGATTATTGCCATTAGCTACCCCGGTGGCTGTTTTGGCATGAGGAGTTTACCCTTTAGTTATGGTTTAGCCAGTCGCGCCTTTCCCTGTTTGGTGGAATCCTATAAAACTACCCACGTCCTGAAAATTCCCTTATCGGCGCTAGAAAAGATTTACAACGATAACCAAAGTTTTCGTCAACGGTACTGTTTGTTATTTGAATTACAGCAAAAATTCGAGTATCATTTGCTTAATTGCAGTAGCTATCCACCCCAAGCTGTAGCCACTTTACTCAGAGCTTTAATCTATCAAGAAAGAGAATTAGGCAGTCAACCAGATGCCGAAAATATCTATACTTTTGATTTATCCGTCGATGTGATTGCTCGCGCTTGTCAACTCAATCAACGCACCGTCGAACAGGTATTAAAAGGATTGCAAACCGTGGGATTAATTGCCTCAGAATCGACGGGGGATTTAATTCGGGTACTAGATGCCGAGGGTTTAAAAGAAGTGTACAGTGCCACCCGGGATAAAGTTAATTGGTGGCCCCTAAGATAAGTGGAATTTGCTGAATAAATCTAAAAACTTTGTTGGATAAAAATTTTAGACTTTTTTCCCATCAAAAAGTACCAGCCATTGGAGTGATCGGGGGGGAAATTTAGGCACTTTTTCCCCGAAAATTAGGTAATTGACCTCCTCAAAATCGGTAAAACCCTACACCCTACACCCCACACCCCACACCCTGCCCCCACGCAAAACTTTTTGCCGCAAACCCTATTTACCCTTGCAATTGACAGCGCTTTAAGGCATCTTCGGCAGCCGCTTTGGTGGCATCCTGTTTTCGTTTACCCTTACCTGTACCGTAGAGAAGATTATTAACCCGCACTTCGGCAGTAAATTCCCTAGCGTGGGGGGGTCCTGTCACATCAATGATCGCATATTCTGGATTAGAGGCAAAATTGGCCAGGGCCCACTGTTGAAAGAGATTTTTAGCATCGATAAAAGATGACGATTCCGATTGTTGAGAGACTAAATGAGAGGCTACAGGGATAAAAAGCCCGTGCAGATAGTTTTTAACCGCATTTAACCCCGAATCTAGATAATAAGCCCCAATTATCGCTTCAAAAGTGTCCGCTAATAGGGTAGGATTCGATCGCCCCCGATCTTTAATTGCCCCCTTACCCAAACGCATTAACTCCCCCAGGCCGATTTCAAGGCCCAATTGCGCTAATTGTTCTTCTTTGACCAAATTTGACCGCAAACGGGTTAATTCTGCCTCATTCATGGCGGGATATTTTTGATACAACAGTTCGCCCACCAAAAAAGCCAAAATCGCATCGCCCAAAAATTCTAGGCGCTCGTTATTTTCCGTCAATTCCGACTGTTCATTGACATAGGAACGATGGGTTAAAGCTTGGGTGAGAAGGAGAGCATTTTGAAAAGGAGGCAAACAAGACATTACAGAAATGATCAAGTCAAGAGCATTTCTTATCTTAATCCGACCCCACCCCGAATAGATGAGACGAACGATCCTTTTTTTACTGTTTTTTCCGGCTAGTTTAGGCATAATCTCCCAAATCTTCTCACCGGAAAACCTATCCGCTGCTATTCTTGCCCTAGGGACCCTGGTGATGTGCATGGAACAGGCACGCATGGCGGCGGTGGACTTGGGAGAAATTGCCCAATTTCAGCAAAAAACCAGCGATCCTCGCCTCGATCGCTTTTTTATCGTCACAATTAGTACAATTGTTTTGGAATTATCGGGCTTTTATGTGGCTGCCCTCTGGATAGGATGGGGAGCTTTAATAGTTTTAGTCAGTCAAATTTGGTTTCATTGTTTAGCCAAAATTCAACTGCAGCCAAGCACGGGAAAAATTATTGACCATGGCATAGGGCCACGTTTACCCATCTTACTCGCTGACGGAATCGGCATAATCTTCGTGGCTTTCTGGTTAGCCAAAATCGCTCCCCTAATTATGGCCATGACTTTAACGACAATGTTATTAATCTACGGCTCTATTAAGTATAGACCTCTTGTCAAAATCAAAAATCTTCCCTTGGTTGAGGAGTAGGTAGCTAGTATTCGGTCGTCAGGAGAATCAAAAATGAGCTTTAATCAATTAAATTCTCTATTTAGAGATTTTATGCCTATTTTTCTCATTTTTGAACTCTCAAAAATTAATTATCGTTGAGCTTGCCGCTAGAGGATTTGAGCGCATTTTTTTCTTAGACATCAGCCCTCCTTTGCTACAATGATAATCATTATCATCGTAGCTGGCAATGGTCAATCAAATTAAGTCCCCCCGAGCAGAAAGCCCCGTTATCGAAGAAGATTCGCAAAAAATCGTAAAAATACGCCATACTTGCGCCCATATCTTAGCGATGGCTGTACAAACTCTCTTTCCTGAAACCAAAGTCGCTATTGGTCCCTGGACAGAAACGGGATTCTACTACGATTTCGATCGCCCAACACCCTTTACCCCCGAAGATTTGGAGAAAATAGCGGCAGAAATGGGGCGAATTATCGGGAAAAACCTGCCAATTATCCGAGAAGTGCTGGAAAGAAGCGAAATTACCGCAGAAATCGAGCGCCTTAATCAACCCTACAAACGGTCAATTTTAGAGAGAATTCCCCCAGATGAAACCATTACCCGTTATTTTATCGGTAGTCCGGACGCAGGACGGAGCGATCGAGAACCCTCGTTAATTGATGGTGCTGTTTCTCCCCCGGAAGAATTTTGGTGGGATCTGTGCGCGGGACCGCATCTCAACTCGACGGGGGAAATTAACCCCGATGCTTTCGCCTTGGAGAGTGTAGCGGGTGCTTATTGGCAAGGAGATGAAAAACAGCCGCAATTACAGCGAATTTACGGCACAGCTTGGCAAACCCCCGCAGAATTACAAAATTATCTCCAACAAAAAGAAGAAGCGCAGCGACGAGATCATCGCAAATTGGGACAACAATTAAAATTATTTAGCATCCAAGAAGATGCAGGTGGAGGCTTAGTTTTTTGGCATCCCCGGGGTGCAACAATGCGTTATTTAATCGAAGATTATTGGCGCCAAGCTCATTTAGAAGCGGGTTATCAATTTCTTTATACTCCCCATCTAGCTAATTTAGATTTGTGGAAAACTTCCGGACATTGGGACTTTTATCGCGACAATATGTTTGAGGCGATCGAGTTAGAACAGCAAAGCTATCAAATTAAGCCGATGAATTGTCCTTTTCATGTTTTAACCTATCAAAATGACCTGCATTCCTATCGAGAATTTCCCCTCAGATGGGCAGAATTAGGCACAGTTTATCGTTACGAGCGATCGGGGGTTTTACACGGATTAATGCGGGTGCGAGGATTTACTCAAGATGATGCTCATATTTTCTGTTTACCAGAACAAATTGCCGCAGAGATTCTAGGAGTTTTGAACTTAACCGAGAAAATTCTCTCCGATTTTGGCTTTACTAATTATCAGATAAATTTATCGACTCGCCCCAGTAAATCCGTGGGTAGTGATAGTGTTTGGGAATTGGCAACGGCGGCTCTAATTGAGGCCTTAAATGCTAAAAAGTGGGATTATATTGAGGATCAGGGAGGTGGGGCTTTTTATGGTCCGAAAATTGATATAAAAATTCAAGATGCGATCGGTAGAATGTGGCAATGTTCCACGATTCAGGTCGATTTTAACTTGCCAGAACGCTTTGATATGCAATATGTCGCTAGGGATGGTACTCGGGAAAGACCGATTATGATTCATCGAGCTATTTTTGGCTCTTTGGAAAGATTTTTTGGCATTTTAATCGAGAATTATGCGGGAGATTTTCCTCTCTGGTTAGCACCTATTCAAGTCCGTTTATTACCCGTTAGTGATGAACAGCAGCATTATGCTTTAGGGGTGGCAATGCAGTTAAAACAAGCTGGTTATCGAGTGGAAATCGATAAAACTGGTGAGCGTTTAGGTAAACAAATTCGTACAGGAGAACTAGAAAAAATCCCTGTCTTAGCTGTGATTGGAAAACGAGAAGTTAGCAGTAAAACTCTAAGTGTTCGCACTCGACAAGGGGGAGATTTAGGTTCGATGACGCTGGTAGATTTATTAGGAAAAATGCAAACAGCGATCCTATCTAAAACTAATCTCTGAAACTTTTGTATAAACCAGCAATAGTGGA is a genomic window containing:
- a CDS encoding NIL domain-containing protein is translated as MDNQPQWQTINHPQSDLHLDQSGLDRPTSRRIKIRIPKQYINEPIIARLGSFPGLKVNIFSALLAANNNQDGWFDLQLQGNSQGIENALSYLADLDVEVWYDSAQVLEEADNW
- the cysT gene encoding sulfate ABC transporter permease subunit CysT — translated: MANPQLSLSPSQPLKKVSIPWVITISYLVVLLVLPAAALFAKSLTLGFAEFWRVATLPISLSAYQVTFFTSLIAGLIDGVFGTIIAWVLVRYRFPGKKIVDACVDLPFALPTSVAGLVLATVYSDNGWLGQFFAPFGIKISFTILGVFVAMLFIALPFIVRTLQPVLQEMEKEVEEAALSLGASSWQIFWRVIFPTILPAILTGVALGFARAIGEYGSVVIISSNIPFKDLIAPVLIFQRLEEYDYTGATVIGMVLLLVSLFMLVVINFLQQWGQKYKVK
- the thrS gene encoding threonine--tRNA ligase; translation: MVNQIKSPRAESPVIEEDSQKIVKIRHTCAHILAMAVQTLFPETKVAIGPWTETGFYYDFDRPTPFTPEDLEKIAAEMGRIIGKNLPIIREVLERSEITAEIERLNQPYKRSILERIPPDETITRYFIGSPDAGRSDREPSLIDGAVSPPEEFWWDLCAGPHLNSTGEINPDAFALESVAGAYWQGDEKQPQLQRIYGTAWQTPAELQNYLQQKEEAQRRDHRKLGQQLKLFSIQEDAGGGLVFWHPRGATMRYLIEDYWRQAHLEAGYQFLYTPHLANLDLWKTSGHWDFYRDNMFEAIELEQQSYQIKPMNCPFHVLTYQNDLHSYREFPLRWAELGTVYRYERSGVLHGLMRVRGFTQDDAHIFCLPEQIAAEILGVLNLTEKILSDFGFTNYQINLSTRPSKSVGSDSVWELATAALIEALNAKKWDYIEDQGGGAFYGPKIDIKIQDAIGRMWQCSTIQVDFNLPERFDMQYVARDGTRERPIMIHRAIFGSLERFFGILIENYAGDFPLWLAPIQVRLLPVSDEQQHYALGVAMQLKQAGYRVEIDKTGERLGKQIRTGELEKIPVLAVIGKREVSSKTLSVRTRQGGDLGSMTLVDLLGKMQTAILSKTNL
- the cysW gene encoding sulfate ABC transporter permease subunit CysW; translation: MLSLKKSTKPKEWDYKPLLIIIALVYLALLLFIPAAAVFYYAFRNGFQAFLEAAGTSDFIEAVKLTVIIALITVPLNTIFGLCAAWVIARNQFRGKTLLISLIDLPFAVSPVVAGLMIVLLYGRNGWLGSFLEFFDIKILFALPGMVLATIFVTMPFVAREVIPVLEEIGLEQEEAGRTLGASDWQIFWRITLPNIRWGLMYGVLLTNARAMGEFGAVSVVSGSILGRTATLPIFVEQAYKNYLTPAAFSAAAILALLAGVTLIIKEILERKTAHKIHTT
- a CDS encoding Crp/Fnr family transcriptional regulator, giving the protein MGKSVKAKKTTLLQQLINQSFLFRGLEEAWLSQYLDADNLKLETLFSNRPVYTAFLPDEFLDVLYVILDEGVIVVRSTPLDRIIAISYPGGCFGMRSLPFSYGLASRAFPCLVESYKTTHVLKIPLSALEKIYNDNQSFRQRYCLLFELQQKFEYHLLNCSSYPPQAVATLLRALIYQERELGSQPDAENIYTFDLSVDVIARACQLNQRTVEQVLKGLQTVGLIASESTGDLIRVLDAEGLKEVYSATRDKVNWWPLR
- the rnc gene encoding ribonuclease III; protein product: MSCLPPFQNALLLTQALTHRSYVNEQSELTENNERLEFLGDAILAFLVGELLYQKYPAMNEAELTRLRSNLVKEEQLAQLGLEIGLGELMRLGKGAIKDRGRSNPTLLADTFEAIIGAYYLDSGLNAVKNYLHGLFIPVASHLVSQQSESSSFIDAKNLFQQWALANFASNPEYAIIDVTGPPHAREFTAEVRVNNLLYGTGKGKRKQDATKAAAEDALKRCQLQG
- a CDS encoding sulfate ABC transporter substrate-binding protein, which gives rise to MQSSQSCLSLLMATVLTGGMLVSCTPSPTNSGNDSQKPVTVTLVSYAVTQSAYEKIIPKFVEEWQQKTGQKVTFEQSYGGSGSQTRAVIDGLEADVVALALALDTKKIEQAGLIQPGWEKEATNDSIVHKSVVAFVPRDANIKINKWSDLAKDNIKVITANPKTSGGARWNFLALWGSVTQAGGSEQAAQTFVEKVFKNAPVLPRDARESSDVFFKQGQGNVLINYENEMILANQKGEKLSYTVPTDYNISIDNPVAVVDANVDKKGTRKVAEAFVQFLFTPAAQREFAQVGFRPVEPTVFKEFESKFPQIKNLFTVQDLGGWDKVQKQFFDDGALFDKILTKAGKS